A window of the Phaseolus vulgaris cultivar G19833 chromosome 5, P. vulgaris v2.0, whole genome shotgun sequence genome harbors these coding sequences:
- the LOC137835469 gene encoding uncharacterized protein yields the protein MFDILFGWSKASKCKRTIKRARYRLSLLKNKRLAIARQLRKDLAELIQRGHEETAFNRVEQLIGDESLAAAYELLDRFCEFILTQLSYIRKQKDCPNDINEAVSSLIFASARCGELPELGVIRKLFEQRYGERFATRAVELFPGNLVNKQLKEKLSVKSVPDEIKYRMVDEVARDNCLQQDLLTIKYYPNWQQEQLKEDKGYQLVESDARIIDSVSGSKVYLSEMKRDVTCANSFISEPSDSSLPDASFANTSAMVCAVQQYPPYIPSYPLEKKVEQIDYPELLSSINFDLQTKGERMDLTSSPLRVTFPPCPREMVEYVDDIKEFSEAKDCVSQDQLLLKFSSSGVSRVEKNQFGFDDSDMGHDGSESENSSTKTSGKSKRKHKKRSRRRSSSGENLGAMDIGYMIYYHKPCKSTSAHKHSTHHQRKHHKPSLVEILPSSYDGQKRLMLHGFSEEGKVLQSCQCQDGTRRQLFNFKMSGCSLNQPCYFCLYNDRDYLEPQSLKQKRGTRGIHVQPGVLHDECCHCQPFWGDELNQRNELVTIPQRPNRRSYCSAAEYRPFNYSDFQTGPEVSNPRTSCSSTIIETEATYSRAMAMPQETQKNNKDWMLRTYSCPSQNPNHVHPKLPDCDEIAAKFTALKRERLENMNCRPKQVEEVYAQHLYTATY from the exons ATGTTTGACATATTGTTCGGTTGGTCCAAAGCTTCCAAATG CAAGAGGACGATCAAAAGAGCCCGGTACCGGCTGAGCCTACTCAAGAACAAGAGGCTTGCAATAGCCAGGCAACTGCGAAAGGACTTGGCCGAGCTAATACAACGTGGCCATGAAGAAACTGCATTTAACCGG GTTGAGCAGCTTATAGGAGATGAAAGCCTAGCAGCTGCGTATGAATTGTTAGATCGCTTCTGTGAATTTATCCTTACCCAACTCTCCTACATTCGGAAGCAAAA GGACTGTCCAAATGACATTAATGAAGCAGTTTCTAGTCTTATATTTGCTTCAGCAAGATGTGGGGAACTTCCTGAGCTTGGTGTCATCAGGAAGCTCTTTGAACAGCGTTATGGTGAGAGATTTGCAACTAGAGCTGTGGAGCTATTTCCAGGGAATCTTGTGAACAAACAA TTGAAAGAGAAGCTGTCAGTAAAGTCTGTGCCGGATGAAATTAAGTACAGAATGGTGGATGAAGTAGCCAGAGATAACTGCCTCCAACAAGATTTATTAACTATAAAATACTACCCCAATTGGCAACAAGAGCAG CTGAAAGAAGATAAAGGGTATCAACTAGTGGAAAGTGATGCCCGCATAATTGATTCAGTTTCAGGATCTAAAGTCTACCTTTCAGAGATGAAAAGAGATGTAACATGTGCCAATTCATTCATTTCCGAACCAAGTGATTCTTCTCTACCAGATGCTAGCTTTGCCAATACTTCTGCGATGGTGTGTGCTGTTCAGCAATATCCCCCATATATCCCGAGTTATCCTTTGGAAAAGAAAGTAGAACAGATAGACTATCCTGAGCTACTTTCTTCAATAAATTTTGATTTGCAAACCAAGGGGGAAAGAATGGATTTAACATCTTCTCCACTAAGAGTAACTTTCCCTCCCTGTCCTCGAGAAATGGTAGAATATGTGGATGACATTAAGGAGTTTTCTGAAGCAAAAGATTGTGTCAGTCAGGACCAACTGCTGTTGAAGTTCAGTTCTTCTGGTGTATCCAGAgtagaaaaaaatcaatttggtttcGATGATAGTGATATGGGTCATGACGGATCAGAGAGTGAGAACTCAAGCACAAAAACCTCTGGAAAGAGCAAAAGGAAACATAAGAAAAGATCAAGAAGGAGATCATCCTCCGGGGAAAACCTAGGTGCTATGGATATTGGATACATGATATATTATCACAAACCATGCAAAAGTACCTCAGCTCATAAGCATAGTACTCATCACCAAAGAAAGCACCATAAGCCTTCACTAGTAGAAATTCTCCCATCAAGTTATGATGGCCAGAAGAGACTGATGCTACACGGTTTCTCAGAAGAGGGGAAGGTTTTACAGTCATGTCAATGCCAAGATGGCACAAGGAGACAACTTTTCAACTTTAAAATGAGTGGCTGCAGCTTGAACCAGCCTTGTTACTTTTGCCTTTATAATGATAGAGACTATTTGGAACCTCAATCACTGAAGCAAAAGAGAGGGACAAGAGGCATACATGTTCAACCAGGAGTTCTGCATGATGAGTGTTGCCATTGCCAACCCTTTTGGGGTGATGAATTGAACCAAAGAAATGAATTGGTTACCATCCCTCAGAGGCCAAATAGGAGAAGTTATTGTAGTGCAGCTGAATATCGTCCATTCAACTACTCAGATTTCCAAACTGGTCCCGAAGTTTCCAATCCAAGGACCAGTTGTTCCTCAACAATAATAGAAACAGAAGCTACATATTCAAGGGCCATGGCCATGCCCCAAGAGACGCAAAAAAACAACAAAGACTGGATGTTAAGGACATATTCATGTCCTTCTCAAAATCCTAACCATGTTCATCCTAAGTTGCCAGACTGCGATGAAATAGCTGCTAAGTTCACTGCTCTCAAGAGAGAGCGCCTGGAAAACATGAACTGTAGACCAAAACAAGTAGAGGAGGTATATGCACAACATTTGTACACTGCTACCTATTAA